One window from the genome of Chaetodon trifascialis isolate fChaTrf1 chromosome 20, fChaTrf1.hap1, whole genome shotgun sequence encodes:
- the LOC139349135 gene encoding probable global transcription activator SNF2L2 isoform X1: MKRLAARRYAGLLILSPTAAADPDSQPADCSQPETGENGSLEEMEEDISLKKRKSDHHGEKELQAGQETGEKVKRKRGRPPAEKLPPNPPELTRTLSTLVDMVINYKDGLGRQISKGFVQLPSKKEVPEYYELIRKPVDFRRIRERVRNHKYRSVGDLEKDIFLLCHNAQTYNLEGSQIYEDSIVIKSVFESARQRIVTDEEQKETVRASHSDNGGRAEDQFVPSAVKPLPVQLKKGNKEERSRNTMAKRLHSDLDSDEDLEDNTTKDEG, from the exons atgaagagaCTAGCAGCTCGCCGCTATGCTGGCTTGCTAATTCTCTCCCCCACAGCTGCAGCCGATCCTGATAGCCAGCCTGCAGATTGCAGTCAG CCTGAGACAGGAGAGAACGGGTccctggaggagatggaggaggacatCAGTCTGAAGAAACGTAAGAGCGATCACCATGGGGAGAAAGAACTGCAGGCCGGCCAGGAAACTGGCGAAAAGGTCAAAAGGAAGCGAGGACGCCCACCAGCTGAGAAACTGCCTCCAAATCCACCTGAACTCACCAGAACGCTGAGCACGCTGGTAGACATGGTTATCAACTACAAGGACGG GTTGGGTCGACAGATCAGTAAAGGGTTTGTGCAGCTTCCCTCTAAGAAAGAGGTACCTGAGTACTACGAGCTGATCCGAAAGCCTGTGGACTTCAGAAGGATCAGG GAGCGTGTGCGTAATCACAAGTACAGAAGTGTGGGGGATTTGGAAAAGGatattttcctgctgtgtcaCAACGCTCAGACTTATAACCTGGAGGGATCTCAG ATCTACGAGGATTCAATTGTCATTAAGTCTGTTTTCGAGAGCGCGAGACAGAGAATTGTCACAGACGAGGAACAGAAAGAGACGGTTCGCGCCAGTCACAGCGATAATGGCGGCAGGGCTGAAGACCAGTTTGTTCCATCAGCAG TGAAACCATTACCAGTGCAGCTAAAGAAAGGGAAtaaggaggagagaagcagaAATACCATGGCCAAGAGGCTCCACAGTGATTTAGACAGTGATGAGGATCTAGAGGATAACACCACAAAAGATGAAGGTTGA
- the LOC139349135 gene encoding probable global transcription activator SNF2L2 isoform X2: MEEDISLKKRKSDHHGEKELQAGQETGEKVKRKRGRPPAEKLPPNPPELTRTLSTLVDMVINYKDGLGRQISKGFVQLPSKKEVPEYYELIRKPVDFRRIRERVRNHKYRSVGDLEKDIFLLCHNAQTYNLEGSQIYEDSIVIKSVFESARQRIVTDEEQKETVRASHSDNGGRAEDQFVPSAVKPLPVQLKKGNKEERSRNTMAKRLHSDLDSDEDLEDNTTKDEG; this comes from the exons atggaggaggacatCAGTCTGAAGAAACGTAAGAGCGATCACCATGGGGAGAAAGAACTGCAGGCCGGCCAGGAAACTGGCGAAAAGGTCAAAAGGAAGCGAGGACGCCCACCAGCTGAGAAACTGCCTCCAAATCCACCTGAACTCACCAGAACGCTGAGCACGCTGGTAGACATGGTTATCAACTACAAGGACGG GTTGGGTCGACAGATCAGTAAAGGGTTTGTGCAGCTTCCCTCTAAGAAAGAGGTACCTGAGTACTACGAGCTGATCCGAAAGCCTGTGGACTTCAGAAGGATCAGG GAGCGTGTGCGTAATCACAAGTACAGAAGTGTGGGGGATTTGGAAAAGGatattttcctgctgtgtcaCAACGCTCAGACTTATAACCTGGAGGGATCTCAG ATCTACGAGGATTCAATTGTCATTAAGTCTGTTTTCGAGAGCGCGAGACAGAGAATTGTCACAGACGAGGAACAGAAAGAGACGGTTCGCGCCAGTCACAGCGATAATGGCGGCAGGGCTGAAGACCAGTTTGTTCCATCAGCAG TGAAACCATTACCAGTGCAGCTAAAGAAAGGGAAtaaggaggagagaagcagaAATACCATGGCCAAGAGGCTCCACAGTGATTTAGACAGTGATGAGGATCTAGAGGATAACACCACAAAAGATGAAGGTTGA